The proteins below are encoded in one region of Engraulis encrasicolus isolate BLACKSEA-1 chromosome 1, IST_EnEncr_1.0, whole genome shotgun sequence:
- the cdc6 gene encoding cell division control protein 6 homolog, whose protein sequence is MPSTRSQSQSTLPFPRRKSSRPVPRSKSITTPEDAEQVPPQPQAPAAAAATTAKPAPDTPLSPRHSALKNAPPSPRLPLSPRKRMGDENGCNTLPSMLGSPPKQSRVALTSPQKLPSPHKMTALSPHKLNLSPYKRKSTGSSSSPRKLSFDENTPVFTSPARSKPAADVPLSPLSRNSPLKRQETPSKKPEGKPAVSTRLFPEQKSQFQSVKQALHTAVPERLLSREAERASIVSFLEAHVVPGLPSSLYISGAPGTGKTACLNCVLQEREDLLKGVEKVVVNCMTLRSSHSIFPLLAEKLGAARGGAHGQAGEARLEKLLTSSGPTVLLVLDEMDQLDSKSQEVLYTIFEWPYLPKSRLCLIGIANALDLTDRILPRLQAKPHCRPQLLHFPPYSRQELTAIVQDRLTQVGGEGVLDASAVQFCARKVSAVSGDARKALDICRRAVEMVESVERSKKSSEPAADKKAVRVSVPQVARVLSEVYGDRMASGGTSGSDAGESFPLQQKLLVCCLLLLTRGAKSKEIPLGKLSEAYAKLCAQRKVGGVGQGECLSLCGLLESRGILALKKAKEARLTKVSLKIEEKDVENALKDRALLGSILQAGLP, encoded by the exons atgccCAGCACACGGTCCCAGAGCCAGTCCACCCTGCCGTTCCCCAGACGGAAGTCTTCCAGGCCTGTCCCCCGGTCCAAGAGCATCACCACACCAGAAGACGCGGAGCAGGTCCCACCCCAGCCCcaggcaccagcagcagcagcagccactacTGCTAAACCAGCCCCAGACACCCCTCTCTCGCCCAGGCACTCAGCCCTCAAGAATGCCCCTCCGTCCCCAAGGCTGCCCCTGAGCCCACGGAAGCGCATGG GCGATGAGAACGGATGCAACACCCTTCCCAGCATGCTGGGTTCCCCACCAAAGCAGAGCCGCGTCGCCCTAACATCCCCTCAGAAACTACCCTCCCCTCACAAGATGACCGCCCTGTCTCCCCACAAACTCAACCTCTCGCCGTACAAGCGCAAGTCCACCGGCTCCTCGTCCTCTCCACGCAAGCTCTCCTTCGACGAGAACACCCCAGTGTTCACCTCGCCAGCCCGCTCAAAGCCCGCTGCAGACGTCCCGCTCTCCCCCTTGTCCCGGAACTCCCCCCTGAAGCGCCAGGAGACGCCCAGTAAGAAGCCAGAGGGGAAACCTGCCGTCAGCACACGCCTCTTCCCTGAACAGA agtcccAGTTCCAGAGCGTGAAGCAGGCCCTCCACACGGCGGTGCCCGAGAGGCTGCTGTCCCGCGAGGCAGAGCGCGCCTCCATCGTCTCCTTCCTGGAGGCCCACGTGGTGCCCGGCCTGCCCTCCAGCCTCTACATCTCCGGCGCCCCCGGCACGGGCAAGACGGCCTGCCTCAACTGCGTgctgcaggagagagag gACCTCCTGAAAGGTGTTGAGAAGGTGGTGGTGAACTGCATGACGCTGCGCAGCTCCCACTCCATCTTCCCACTGCTGGCCGAGAAGCTGGGGGCCGCGCGGGGAGGGGCACACGGGCAGGCCGGCGAAGCACGCCTGGAGAAGCTCCTGACCAGCAGCGGACCCACTGT GCTGTTGGTCCTGGACGAGATGGATCAGCTGGACAGCAAGAGCCAGGAGGTGCTGTACACCATCTTTGAATGGCCCTACCTCCCCAAGTCTCGCCTCTGTCTCATCG GTATTGCCAACGCCCTGGACCTGACGGACCGCATCCTGCCGCGTCTGCAGGCCAAGCCCCACTGCCGGCCACAGCTGCTCCACTTCCCCCCCTACAGCCGACAGGAGCTCACCGCCATCGTCCAGGACCGCCTCACACAG gTGGGTGGAGAGGGCGTTCTGGATGCCTCAGCTGTACAGTTCTGTGCCAGGAAGGTGTCTGCCGTGTCTGGCGACGCTCGCAAAGCCCTCGACATTTGCAG GAGGGCAGTTGAAATGGTGGAGTCTGTGGAGAGGTCAAAGAAGTCTTCCGAACCGGCGGCTGATAAAAAAG CGGTGCGTGTGAGCGTGCCCCAGGTGGCACGGGTGCTATCGGAGGTGTACGGCGACCGCATGGCCAGCGGGGGCACTAGCGGCTCGGACGCGGGCGAGAGCTTCCCGCTGCAACAGAAGCTGCTGGTCTGCTGCCTGCTGTTGCTCACGCGCGGCGCCAAGAGCAAGGAGATCCCCCTCGGCAAG CTGTCGGAGGCCTACGCCAAGCTGTGTGCCCAGAGGAAGGTGGGTGGCGTGGGGCAGGGCGAGTGCCTCTCCCTCTGCGGACTCCTGGAGAGCAGGGGCATCCTGGCCCTCAAGAAGGCCAAGGAGGCTCGCCTCACCAAG gtGTCTCTGAAGATCGAAGAGAAGGATGTGGAGAACGCTCTGAAAGACCGTGCTCTCCTGGGCAGCATCCTGCAAGCAGGCcttccctga
- the LOC134456661 gene encoding B-cell receptor CD22-like: MTSDKVTEGEIVTLMCNTTCSLPNNPTFTWYKNGQPLLSSHTTRDNTLLLNPVSSEDSGSYYCAVGGHDNLSSPAVILNVRYKPKNAVVFLNVSGEIIEGASVTLTCSSDANPPVHNYTWYMKTGADSLTRGSGESISFNVTSDTSGLYYCQAHNEVGSQTSADIAVQKGYKQSGSGLLCGNVATRAVTFDLPQTASTQDQDDVQYSSVRIKHSKPQTTLQDDSVTYASVQFNRGGAATSKKKERMTSGTRATHADLQTEAGLHYDIVGMRTMTQGPQQASTHGQDDVQYSRVRIKRPKPQTNQQDDSITYA, encoded by the exons ATGACATCTGATAAAGTAACAGAGGGTGAAATAGTCACTCTGATGTGTAACACCACCTGTTCCCTGCCCAACAACCCCACCTTCACCTGGTACAAGAATGGCCAACCACTTCTGTCTAGCCACACAACCAGAGACAACACACTGCTGTTAAACCCAGTCAGCAGTGAGGACTCAGGCAGTTACTACTGTGCCGTTGGAGGACACGATAATCTCTCATCCCCTGCTGTGATTCTCAATGTCAGAT ACAAGCCAAAGAATGCAGTGGTGTTCCTCAATGTCTCTGGCGAAATCATTGAGGGCGCTtcagtgactctgacctgcagcagtgatgccaacccacctgtGCACAACTACACCTGGTACATGAAGACTGGAGCTGACTCTCTCACTAGGGGCTCAGGAGAGAGCATCAGCTTCAATGTCACCTCTGATACCAGTGGACTTTACTACTGCCAGGCACACAACGAGGTGGGCTCTCAAACATCTGCTGACATCGCTGTTCAGAAAG GTTACAAACAG AGTGGCTCTGGTCTCCTGTGCGGCAATGTGGCAACAAGGGCCGTGACATTTGACCTTCCACAGACGGCGTCCACACAGGACCAAGACGACGTTCAGTATTCCAGCGTTCGGATCAAACACTCCAAGCCCCAAACTACCCTACAGGATGACTCCGTCACCTACGCCTCAGTGCAGTTCAACAGAGGAGGTGCTGCCACCAG taagaagaaggaaagaatgaCTTCAGGTACAAGAGCCACACATGCTGACTTGCAG ACTGAGGCTGGTCTCCATTATGACATTGTGGGAATGAGGACCATGACCCAAGGTCCCCAGCAAGCGTCCACACATGGCCAAGATGATGTTCAATACTCCAGAGTTCGGATTAAACGCCCCAAACCCCAAACTAACCAGCAGGATGACTCCATCACCTACGCCTGA